The Ramlibacter algicola genome segment GCACACCCCGCACCGGCTGCCCGCGCACAAGCCGCGCTACCTGATGGGCGTGGGCACGCCCGAGGACCTGGTCGAAGGCGTCGGCCAGGGCGTCGACATGTTCGACTGCGTCATGCCGACGCGCAACGCGCGCAATGGCCACCTGTTCACGCGCTTCGGCGACCTGAAGATCCGCAACGCGCGGCACAAGACCGACCACCGGCCGCTGGACGAGAGCTGCAGTTGCTACACGTGCAAGGGCCACACGGCTGCCGACGGCACGGTGACCGGCGGCTTCTCGCGCGCCTACCTGCACCACCTGGAGCGCTGCGGCGAGATGCTCGCGCCGATGCTGGCGACGATCCACAACCTGCACTACTACCTGCACCTGATGCAGGAGATCCGCGATGCGCTCGAAGCGGGCCGCTTCGCCGCCTTCGCCGCGCAGTTCCGGCAGGACCGCGCCCGCGGCGTCTGACCCGCGCCCGGTAGGATGCGCCGCGATGGCGCGTGTGCTGCTCAGGATGCTCGGCCGCTTGCTGGCGTGGCCGCTGGCGCTGCTGGTCCTGTTCGAGGAGTGGGGCTGGGACCCGCTGCAGCGGGCCCTGGGACGGCTCGCGCTGCGGCTGCACCTGCGCTGGCTGGGCGAACGCATCGAACGCCTGCCGCCCTACGCCGCACTCGCGATCTTCGCCGTCCCCACCTTGCTACTGCTGCCGGTCAAGCTGGCCGCGGTCGGCTTGATCGCAGCCGGCCACGTGGCGCTGGGCACGGCCGTGATCATCGGCGCCAAGCTGGCCGGCACGGCGATCGTCGCCCGCCTGTACACGCTCACCCGCCCGGCGCTGCTGCGACTCGCGTGGTTCGCGCGCCTGCACGACGGCTGGGTGCGCTGGAAGGAGGCGCTGCTCGCGCCCGTGCGCGCGTCGTGGCCATGGCGGCAGGGCCGCGTGCTGCGCCGGCGGCTCCAGCGCCGCTGGTCCGCGGCGCGGCGCTGATCAAGCCGGCGCGGCGATCGCCGGCGGCACGGGCTCGCCGCGTGCGGCGGTGCCGCACGCCACGCAGTAGCGCGCGAATGCGTTCTTGCGCGTCGCGCAGTGCCCGCAGCGGTCGAACAGCCCGATGCCGCAGTGCGGGCAGAAGTCCTGCCCCGGCGCCTGGAGGTCGACTGCGCGCTCGCAACCCGGGCACGCGCCCTTGGCCATCCGCGCCAGTGCCGTGTCGTACGGCACCTCCTCGCGCCGTTCCTCCTCCGGCCGCGATTCGGCCTCGCGCATGCGGTCGCGGTACCGCTCGTAGGCGCGGATCGCCTGCCGCCCGGCGAACACGGTGACGGCGATGCCGACGGCGTAGCGCACGTAGCCGCCGTAGCTGGGAAGGTAGGGCACCAGTTCGACGAAGAACGTGAACAGCGCGAAGAGGATGAAGCCCCACGCGAACGGCCACCAGGTCCCGTTGCGGTGGCGCCGGAACAGCCACCCGGCGACCGCCAGCGGCGGCAGCGTCAGCGCGAGGCGGTAGAGGAACACTCGCAGTTCGACCCGGCGCTGCTCGGCGGCCCACGCCTTGCGCGCCTCCTCTTCCAGTTGTGCCAACTCGCGCTGCGCCCGCGTCGACGCCTGCCGCGCATCGAGCTGCAGTTGCTCCTGGCGCTCGACCGCCCCTTGCGCCTGCCGCTCGGCCTGCCGCAGCGCGTCGAGTTGCCGCGTGCGCTCGACCAGTTCCGGATCCTGAGCGGCCTGCTGGGTCGCGCGGCGCGTGGCCAGCCAGTGGCCGAAGGTCTCGCGCGCGGCGCCCACGTCGTTGCGCGCGACCTGCAGCTGCAGCCGCGATTGCTCGAGCGCGGACTGCGCGTCCTGCTGCGCACGCTGCGAGGTGCGCACCTGGGCCCGCAGCTGCTCCGCCCGCGGGCGGTCGAGGAAGTCGTCCAGCACCTGCGTGCGCTCCACCTTCGGCAGGTCGCCCACGAGCGCATTGCCCAGCCCGACCAGGAAGCCGGCGAACACCAGGGCCACCAGCCACAGCCCGCGCCGGAACCAGCGCTCCGACAGTCGCATTCCCTTGCCCATCGCCGTCTCCTTTTCGTTTCAGTCGAGTCCCACGGTCACCGGCCGCGCACCCAGCCGCGAGCGTTCCAGCCACGCGAACACCGAATCCGCCGTCACCGTCTCGATGCGGTCCGAGAACCGCTTCTCGTTCGGGTGGTCGTCGAACGCGACGTTCGCGGCCGAGATCCGGCCGCCCAGCCGCGTGAGCGGGCCGAGCTGCAGGACCGTCGGCTCGTAGCCGCGCAGCTGCAGCCACGCCTGCGCCTGCATGCGCGTCGCGACCGGGAAGTCCTGCGCCAGCGCCATCGTCTCGATCGCCCACTGGTTCGACTGCTGGTAGCGCGTCGCCCATGGGTAGCTCACGATGCTGTACGCGCGGGTGTGCAGCCGCGCGAGCGCCTCGTCGCTGCGCAGCACCGGCAGCAGGCGCTTCTGCAGCGCCGCGTCCAGCACGCTCCACGCGGCTTGCTGGCGCCACAGGTCGTCGAGGAAGAACTCGCCCAGCCCCTGGCGGTAGACCGCTGCTTCGGCGGTGCCGCAGGCATTGAGCTTGTGCGCGACGCGCCACACGCCCTCGCCGGCCGCGGCGTCGCGGTAGGCCAGGCCCAGGTGCGAATAGCGCAGGCCGTACCTGGACAGGTCCTGGCCGGCACGCGCGAGCACCACGACTTCGGTGCCGTCGCGCGCGTAGGCCGCTTCCAGTTCCTGCCGCACGCGCATCGCCATGTCGAGGCCCAGGCGGATCTGCTCGACGCCGAGCGGGCGCTCTTCGCACGAGCGGCCGGCGTACGCCGCAGGCACCACCGTCGCCGCGATGGCGACGGCCACGAGGAGGCTTCGCAGCGTCTTCACGTCAGCGCACCACGACCTGGTTGTAGAGAAGCGTGCGGCCGACCTCGTTCGGGATGAACGCGATCGCCTGGCCGGCCACCGACAGCACCGTGCCCGAGGCAAGCGCCGCGGTGGTCACCGCGCTGCCGACGGCGACGGAGACGTGGCCGGCCACGTGCACGCTCGCGCGCGCACCGTCCGACACGCCTTCCAGCACCAGCACCGTTCCGCGCCCGCTGGCTTCCACGCCGCGCACGACGAAGCGGCCGGCGGCCGCCAGCGAGGGTTGCACGGCCTTGGCGCCTTCGACGGCGACGCTGGTGCCGAGCACGACGGAAGCCACCGGCAGCAGCGAGATCGCGCTGGCAGCGGTGGACGCGTTGGATGCCGGGTCGGCGAGCGCCGGGGCGGACGTGCAGGCCAGCGCGGCGGCCAAGGCCAGGGTGGACAGCAAACGGGTTCGGTTCACGTGGTCTCCTTGAAGCCGGCGCGGCTCGGGCACCGGCGGGGTCGCACTCTGCCCGCGGCGGGGCGACAAGCAGCAGGAAAGGATGCCGAGTGGCCAGCGGCGCACTCGCCGGTATCGGATGGCGATATTCAGCGGGCCAGCAGCGCCGCGACCCGCTCGCGCAATGCCGCCGGTTGCGCGGCGTTTGCGGGCATCGGTTCGCCCACCTCGAGCCCCACGCGGCTCCAGAAGCCGCGCCGGAACGGCTTGGCCATCGCGCGTCCCTCGACGCGGCTGAAGAACGAGCCCCACAGGTTGGTCAGCGCCATCGGCACCACCGGCGGGTCGATGCCGTCGGCGCTCGCGCGCTCGAGGATCTTGGCGATGCCGCCCTTGAACTCCTGCAACTCCCCGTCGCGCGTGATGGCGCCCTCCGGGAAGATCAGCAGCAGGTCGCCGTCACGCAGCACCTGCGCAGCGCGCTCGAACGCGGCTTCGTACACCGCCGGGTCGTCCTTCTGCGGTGCCACCGGGATGGCCTTGGCCAGGCGGAACAACCAGCCGAGGACCGGGGTGCGGAAGATGCGGTGGTCCATCACGAACACGATCGGCCGCGGGCTGGCCGCCATCAGCAGCACCGCGTCGACGAAGCTCACGTGGTTGCACGCCAGCAGCGCAGGACCCTCCAGCGGGATGTGCTGCTCGCCACGGATGCGGAAGCGGTAGACCACGTGCGACAGCACCCAGGCCACGAAGCGCAGCAGGTACTCGGGCACGAGCAGGAAGATGTACAGCGCCACCACCGCGTTGGCAATGCCGGTGAGCAGGAAGATCTGCGGCACGTCGCAGCCGGCCTTGAGCAGCAGGCCCGCCAGCACCGAGCTGGCGATCATGAACAGCGCGTTGAGGATGTTGTTGGCCGCGATGATCCGCGCGCGGTGCGTCGGCTGCGAGCGCAGCTGGATCAGCGCGTACATCGGCACGCTGTACAGGCCGGCGAACAGCGACAGCAGCGCCAGGTCCGCCATCACGCGCCAGTGCGCGGGCTGCGCGGCGAATGCGCCCAAGGTCTGCACGCCCGTGGGCGGCAGGCCGCGCGAGGCGAAGTACAGGTCGACCGCGAACACCGTCATGCCGATGGCGCCCAGCGGCACCAGGCCGATTTCCACGTGGCGGCGCGACAGCACCTCGCACAGCAGCGAGCCGGTGCCGATGCCCACCGAGAACACCACGAGCAGCAGCGACGCGACCTGCTCGTTGCCGTGCAGCACCTCCTTGGCGAAGCTGGGAAACTGGCTGAGGAACACGGCGCCGAAGAACCACATCCAGCTGATGCCCAGCAGCGACCGGAACACCACCACGTTCTCGCGCGCGAGCTTCAGGTTGCGCCACGTCTCCGTGAACGGGTTCCAGTTGATCTGCAGCTGC includes the following:
- a CDS encoding DUF2145 domain-containing protein, with protein sequence MKTLRSLLVAVAIAATVVPAAYAGRSCEERPLGVEQIRLGLDMAMRVRQELEAAYARDGTEVVVLARAGQDLSRYGLRYSHLGLAYRDAAAGEGVWRVAHKLNACGTAEAAVYRQGLGEFFLDDLWRQQAAWSVLDAALQKRLLPVLRSDEALARLHTRAYSIVSYPWATRYQQSNQWAIETMALAQDFPVATRMQAQAWLQLRGYEPTVLQLGPLTRLGGRISAANVAFDDHPNEKRFSDRIETVTADSVFAWLERSRLGARPVTVGLD
- a CDS encoding MFS transporter; this translates as MTTIAASGAADAGAPAHPNQFALLGQRRFAPFFWTQFAGAGNDNLFKFAFTVMVTYQLQVAWLPPAMAGLVIGALFILPFLLFSATSGQLADKYDKRALIRMVKWLEVGIMVLAAFGFFAANVVVLLACTFLMGLHSTLFGPVKFAYLPQHLDERELTGGNGMVEMGTFVAILLGNVAGGLLIAMPDVGAHWVGASCIAVALLGRLTAQFIPASPSTDPQLQINWNPFTETWRNLKLARENVVVFRSLLGISWMWFFGAVFLSQFPSFAKEVLHGNEQVASLLLVVFSVGIGTGSLLCEVLSRRHVEIGLVPLGAIGMTVFAVDLYFASRGLPPTGVQTLGAFAAQPAHWRVMADLALLSLFAGLYSVPMYALIQLRSQPTHRARIIAANNILNALFMIASSVLAGLLLKAGCDVPQIFLLTGIANAVVALYIFLLVPEYLLRFVAWVLSHVVYRFRIRGEQHIPLEGPALLACNHVSFVDAVLLMAASPRPIVFVMDHRIFRTPVLGWLFRLAKAIPVAPQKDDPAVYEAAFERAAQVLRDGDLLLIFPEGAITRDGELQEFKGGIAKILERASADGIDPPVVPMALTNLWGSFFSRVEGRAMAKPFRRGFWSRVGLEVGEPMPANAAQPAALRERVAALLAR
- a CDS encoding serine endopeptidase, with protein sequence MGKGMRLSERWFRRGLWLVALVFAGFLVGLGNALVGDLPKVERTQVLDDFLDRPRAEQLRAQVRTSQRAQQDAQSALEQSRLQLQVARNDVGAARETFGHWLATRRATQQAAQDPELVERTRQLDALRQAERQAQGAVERQEQLQLDARQASTRAQRELAQLEEEARKAWAAEQRRVELRVFLYRLALTLPPLAVAGWLFRRHRNGTWWPFAWGFILFALFTFFVELVPYLPSYGGYVRYAVGIAVTVFAGRQAIRAYERYRDRMREAESRPEEERREEVPYDTALARMAKGACPGCERAVDLQAPGQDFCPHCGIGLFDRCGHCATRKNAFARYCVACGTAARGEPVPPAIAAPA